In Archangium violaceum, the following are encoded in one genomic region:
- a CDS encoding CBS domain-containing protein: protein MRAALLTDLPTVSSLYEEETEPLPAPALCTVDEVMVRNVIAVHPDTSLRTATELMLEHAISGIPVVDEAGLLVGMLSKTDLVRHQLDEESADSVTLPSDQHVLEDTTVEDVMTRQVLTVPAGASLAEAAKVMAIAGVHRVPVVAPGGALTGLVTTSDLVRWVAGLP from the coding sequence ATGCGCGCCGCCCTTCTGACCGACCTCCCGACCGTCTCCTCCCTCTACGAGGAAGAGACGGAGCCGCTGCCCGCCCCGGCGCTGTGCACGGTGGACGAGGTGATGGTCCGGAACGTGATCGCCGTCCACCCGGACACCAGCCTGCGCACGGCGACCGAGTTGATGCTGGAGCACGCCATCAGTGGGATTCCCGTGGTGGACGAGGCGGGCCTGCTCGTGGGGATGCTGTCCAAGACGGACCTGGTGCGCCACCAGCTCGACGAGGAGTCCGCGGACTCCGTGACGCTGCCCTCCGACCAGCACGTCCTCGAGGACACCACTGTCGAGGACGTGATGACGCGGCAGGTGCTCACCGTGCCGGCGGGCGCCTCGCTCGCCGAGGCCGCGAAGGTCATGGCCATCGCGGGCGTCCACCGGGTCCCCGTCGTGGCACCGGGGGGTGCCCTGACGGGGCTGGTGACCACCTCCGACCTGGTGCGGTGGGTGGCCGGGCTGCCCTGA
- a CDS encoding glutaredoxin domain-containing protein produces the protein MTTPRPLHPQDKRAPAVAEAMANFHRDVVDQVRTTVERDAVVVVGMAQNPFVKRVRQALTEAGIQFTYLEYGSYFGMWKQRLAIKMWSGWPTFPQVFVRGVLIGGFDDTTKALADGSLKKLLGS, from the coding sequence ATGACAACCCCCCGTCCCCTGCACCCTCAGGACAAGCGCGCTCCCGCCGTGGCCGAGGCCATGGCCAACTTCCACCGAGACGTCGTCGACCAGGTCCGCACCACCGTGGAGCGTGATGCCGTGGTCGTGGTGGGCATGGCGCAGAACCCCTTCGTGAAGCGGGTGCGCCAGGCCCTCACCGAGGCAGGTATCCAGTTCACCTACCTCGAGTACGGCAGCTACTTCGGCATGTGGAAGCAGCGGCTCGCCATCAAGATGTGGAGTGGCTGGCCCACCTTCCCCCAGGTCTTCGTGCGCGGCGTGCTCATCGGCGGCTTCGACGACACGACCAAGGCCCTGGCGGATGGGTCCCTGAAGAAGCTGCTCGGAAGCTGA
- a CDS encoding response regulator encodes MRVLLADDHKLVRAGLRALLESLPDVTVLAESGDGQEVLELAGRLRPDVLLLDISLPGLNGIEVARRLARLCPATRVLILSMHTATEYVAQALRAGVAGYLVKDSAVDELKVALDSVHQGRTYLSPAISGAVVAGFLRTGEGAPAPNELDLLTPRQRETLQLIAEGHGTRGIAARLGVSVKTVETHRAQLMERLGIYDVPALVRLAMRHGLVPTEST; translated from the coding sequence GTGCGCGTACTGCTGGCGGATGACCACAAGCTGGTGAGGGCGGGGCTGCGGGCCCTGCTGGAGTCCCTCCCGGACGTCACCGTGCTGGCGGAGAGCGGGGATGGCCAGGAGGTGCTCGAGCTGGCCGGGCGCCTGCGGCCGGACGTGCTGCTGCTGGACATCTCCCTGCCGGGGCTCAACGGCATCGAGGTGGCGCGGCGCCTGGCGCGGCTGTGCCCCGCCACACGGGTGCTCATCCTCTCCATGCACACCGCCACGGAGTACGTCGCCCAGGCGCTCCGCGCGGGCGTGGCGGGCTACCTCGTGAAGGACTCCGCAGTGGACGAGCTCAAGGTGGCGCTGGACTCGGTCCATCAGGGGCGCACGTACCTCAGCCCCGCCATCTCCGGGGCGGTGGTGGCGGGCTTCCTGCGCACCGGCGAGGGAGCGCCCGCACCGAACGAGCTGGACCTGCTCACGCCCCGCCAGCGAGAGACACTCCAGCTCATCGCGGAGGGGCATGGGACACGCGGCATCGCCGCGCGGCTCGGCGTGAGTGTCAAGACGGTGGAGACACACCGTGCACAGCTCATGGAGCGCCTGGGCATCTACGACGTGCCCGCGCTCGTCCGCCTGGCCATGCGCCACGGGCTGGTGCCGACCGAGTCCACCTGA
- a CDS encoding ligand-binding sensor domain-containing protein produces the protein MVRVLGSTLLLLLLTGASSGAPRLDFREVGVSRSFEAEIITEVFRDRVGLLWIGTREALYLHDGQRFRKFQHEVGHPESLTSSAVRTVHEDALGRLWIGTNTGGLNLLDRARWSFQHFRHDPANPASIDDGGVFALADAEGGQLWVGTASGLSLLDPGTGRASRTPLLPGGGDEFVMTLHREGSGTLWAGTVGRGLFRRRAGESSFERVPAETGGRAAQDIFSLAPDEAGGLWVGARDGLYRWEPGAGHLRRVALSDTLINVTELEPDGEGTLWIGTYGQGLYRLDTATGRMTAEETPLRGAGAQYIDQGALALDAQRGLFVGTFGAGLVRASLHPPVLQRVDTVDPEGAGALALGDIYAVLPDGDGRLLLGNYGDGVATLTVATGVVEPLVVPASKGEQVNGVLSLLRTREGTIWAGVSDGSWRFDPATGDFRFYRRGLGEGEGRAPGFVYSLLQDSRGRVWLGSGGGGLYRYQPETDDFVVFRHSAADPRSIPDDFVTVLMEDRRGRLWVGTRSGGAGFCTVEEETLECTRLSPGGSPGLSHHHVGALLEDPSGAVWIGTVGGGLQRVVPDAGGGIPDVARWTRGEGLIDDHVVALARSPDGALWVSTRAGLSRFDEASGHFESYAASDGLPTVVFNAKAVALDGGRLYWGTRKGVVALDPSVRPQRGPTPPLIITSIEGMEARPDRPVWELTSLEVPWAQPFSLEFAVLDFSRGDAEYAYRLTADGAWLPLGSRSQLTFHALPPGDYQLSIRGRAPGRDWGETRPLALRVTPPFWRRGEVHFGALVLLMLGVVAGLGWRTRDLQRRNRALRELQAEREQALAEARTSRDGLREAFARLRRLTMRLEAAKEQERKHLAQELHDEFGQALTAVKINLGLVAAAGRAAGPGMDRLAETISLVDRLIGQVRALSIDLRPPMLDEIGLVPALEGYLRGVRQRGGVGIGFDAAPDLPVLGAERDIVLFRVIQEAVTNALRHAGARHIDVRLEPAGEAVRLEVRDDGKGFAPESVLAGGASRGFGLFGMQERVRDLGGRFEVTSRPGEGTSVVAEVPLAEEEEHRARTAGG, from the coding sequence GTGGTCAGAGTCCTCGGGAGCACCCTGCTCCTGCTGCTGTTGACGGGCGCGTCGTCAGGTGCGCCGCGGCTCGACTTCCGCGAGGTGGGCGTCTCCCGCTCCTTCGAGGCCGAGATCATCACCGAGGTGTTCCGCGACCGGGTGGGGCTGCTGTGGATTGGAACGAGGGAAGCGCTCTACCTCCATGACGGCCAGCGCTTCCGCAAGTTCCAGCACGAGGTGGGTCACCCCGAGTCCCTGACGAGCAGCGCCGTGAGGACCGTCCATGAGGACGCGCTGGGCCGGCTGTGGATCGGCACGAACACGGGGGGACTGAACCTGCTCGACCGGGCGCGCTGGTCGTTCCAGCACTTCCGCCACGACCCCGCGAACCCGGCGAGCATCGACGATGGCGGAGTCTTCGCGCTCGCGGACGCCGAGGGTGGCCAGCTGTGGGTGGGAACGGCTTCCGGGCTCAGCCTGCTGGACCCCGGGACCGGCCGAGCCTCGCGGACACCGCTGCTGCCCGGTGGCGGGGACGAGTTCGTCATGACGCTGCACCGCGAGGGCTCCGGGACGCTCTGGGCCGGCACCGTGGGCCGGGGCCTGTTCCGGCGGCGCGCGGGCGAGTCCTCCTTCGAGCGGGTTCCCGCCGAGACCGGTGGGCGCGCGGCCCAGGACATCTTCAGCCTCGCGCCGGACGAGGCGGGAGGGCTCTGGGTCGGCGCGCGGGACGGCCTCTACCGGTGGGAACCCGGCGCCGGGCACCTGCGCCGCGTGGCGCTCTCCGACACGCTCATCAATGTCACCGAGCTGGAGCCGGATGGAGAAGGGACGCTCTGGATTGGAACCTATGGCCAGGGCCTGTACCGCCTGGACACGGCGACCGGACGGATGACCGCGGAGGAGACGCCCCTGCGGGGAGCGGGTGCGCAGTACATCGACCAGGGAGCGCTGGCGCTGGACGCACAGCGGGGACTGTTCGTCGGCACCTTCGGCGCGGGGCTCGTCCGGGCCTCCCTCCATCCACCCGTCCTCCAGCGCGTCGACACGGTGGACCCGGAAGGAGCGGGCGCCCTGGCGCTGGGGGACATCTACGCGGTGCTGCCCGATGGCGACGGGCGCCTGCTCCTGGGCAACTACGGCGACGGAGTGGCGACGCTGACGGTGGCCACGGGCGTGGTGGAGCCGCTGGTCGTGCCCGCCTCCAAGGGCGAGCAGGTCAACGGCGTCCTCTCCCTGCTGCGCACCCGCGAGGGCACCATCTGGGCCGGGGTCTCCGACGGCTCATGGCGCTTCGACCCGGCCACCGGCGACTTCCGGTTCTACCGGCGGGGACTGGGCGAGGGAGAAGGCCGGGCGCCGGGCTTCGTCTACTCGCTGCTCCAGGACTCCCGGGGGCGCGTGTGGCTTGGCTCTGGAGGGGGCGGCCTCTACCGCTACCAGCCGGAGACCGATGACTTCGTCGTCTTCCGTCACTCCGCCGCGGACCCGCGCTCGATCCCCGACGACTTCGTCACGGTGTTGATGGAGGACCGCCGCGGGCGGCTCTGGGTGGGCACGCGCTCGGGCGGGGCGGGTTTCTGCACGGTGGAGGAAGAGACCCTCGAGTGCACGCGCCTCTCCCCGGGCGGCTCGCCGGGGCTCAGTCACCACCACGTCGGCGCGCTGCTGGAGGACCCGTCCGGAGCGGTGTGGATTGGCACCGTGGGTGGGGGGCTCCAGCGCGTCGTGCCCGACGCGGGAGGGGGAATCCCGGACGTGGCGCGCTGGACGCGCGGCGAGGGCCTCATCGACGACCACGTGGTGGCGCTCGCGCGCTCGCCGGACGGGGCGCTCTGGGTGTCGACGAGAGCGGGGCTCTCGCGCTTCGACGAGGCGTCGGGGCACTTCGAGAGCTACGCCGCGTCCGACGGGCTGCCGACGGTGGTCTTCAACGCCAAGGCCGTGGCGCTGGACGGTGGGCGGCTCTACTGGGGAACCCGGAAGGGCGTCGTCGCGCTGGACCCTTCCGTCCGTCCCCAACGGGGCCCCACTCCTCCCCTCATCATCACCTCCATCGAGGGGATGGAGGCACGCCCCGATCGTCCCGTGTGGGAGCTGACCTCCCTGGAGGTGCCCTGGGCGCAGCCCTTCTCGCTGGAGTTCGCCGTCCTCGACTTCAGCCGGGGCGACGCGGAGTACGCCTACCGGCTCACGGCCGACGGCGCCTGGCTGCCGCTCGGGTCGCGCAGCCAGCTCACCTTCCACGCGCTGCCGCCCGGAGACTACCAGCTGAGCATCCGTGGGCGTGCTCCGGGTCGTGACTGGGGCGAGACGCGCCCGCTCGCCCTGAGGGTCACCCCACCCTTCTGGCGGCGTGGCGAGGTCCACTTCGGCGCCCTGGTGCTGCTCATGCTCGGAGTGGTCGCGGGCCTGGGCTGGAGGACGAGGGATCTGCAGCGGCGCAACCGGGCGCTCCGCGAGCTCCAGGCCGAGCGGGAGCAGGCGCTGGCGGAGGCCCGCACCAGCCGTGACGGCCTGCGGGAGGCCTTCGCGCGCCTGCGCCGCCTGACGATGCGGCTGGAGGCGGCGAAGGAGCAGGAGCGCAAGCACCTCGCCCAGGAGCTGCACGACGAGTTCGGCCAGGCGCTCACCGCCGTGAAGATCAACCTGGGCCTCGTGGCCGCCGCGGGGCGAGCCGCCGGCCCGGGCATGGACCGCCTCGCCGAGACGATCTCCCTGGTGGACCGGCTCATCGGCCAGGTGAGGGCTCTCTCCATCGACCTCCGTCCGCCGATGCTCGACGAGATCGGCCTCGTGCCCGCCCTGGAGGGCTATCTGCGCGGCGTGCGGCAGCGCGGTGGCGTCGGAATCGGCTTCGACGCGGCCCCGGATCTGCCAGTGCTCGGGGCGGAGCGGGACATCGTCCTGTTCCGGGTCATCCAGGAAGCGGTCACCAACGCCCTGCGCCACGCGGGCGCGCGGCACATCGACGTCCGGCTGGAGCCGGCCGGAGAGGCCGTCCGGTTGGAGGTGCGCGACGACGGCAAGGGCTTCGCGCCCGAATCGGTACTCGCGGGTGGCGCCTCCCGGGGCTTCGGGCTGTTCGGCATGCAGGAGCGGGTGAGGGACCTGGGGGGCCGCTTCGAGGTGACGTCCCGGCCCGGCGAGGGGACGAGTGTCGTGGCCGAGGTGCCACTCGCCGAAGAGGAGGAGCATCGTGCGCGTACTGCTGGCGGATGA
- a CDS encoding serine/threonine-protein kinase — MELSQVRPYLSAPNSFEGTSLVSEEVRSFLQERLVLLYKMLFVLTFAFYTFTTLAAVLMVGVPWTRALVDPSYAFHLVGTVISLVLWFLCRGNSRSLRALSWLDSAGLLFVLFLLKLDAFFDRDTLSLLLCTNGALISHAVIVPSSVRRTFWISLIGALPDALVAAWMAHVQGHTDTLLPILDVLLWSGVSVTMATLVSHVIYGLRKQVQAARKLGQYTLIKRLGAGAMGEVYLASHALLRRRTAIKLLRADADGHGLVRFEREVQLTSQLTHPNTIAIYDYGRTADGLFYYVMEYLEGVDLDGLLSVSGPQPPGRVIHILRQVCGALEEAHGFGLLHRDIKPANLFLCRRRGLPDLVKVLDFGLVKEVGGAEDVSAQRVHLVVGTPLYLAPEAIVSPARVDSRGDLYSLGAVGYALLTGCHVFEGRSSTEICSHHLHTPPTPPSSRLGRELPKDLCDILMRCLGKHPDDRYASARELRAALETCADAGTWSEEVSERWWAENGSMMELARPRQEPSGLTGTQTLVKEMVDRVA, encoded by the coding sequence ATGGAGCTCTCCCAGGTCAGGCCCTACCTCTCGGCGCCCAACTCGTTCGAGGGCACGTCCCTCGTGTCCGAGGAGGTCCGCTCCTTCCTGCAGGAGCGGTTGGTGCTCCTCTACAAGATGCTTTTCGTCCTGACCTTCGCCTTCTACACCTTCACCACCCTGGCCGCCGTCCTCATGGTCGGGGTGCCGTGGACGCGCGCCCTGGTGGATCCCAGCTACGCCTTCCACCTGGTCGGCACCGTGATCTCGCTGGTGCTCTGGTTCCTGTGCCGGGGCAACTCCCGCTCCCTGCGGGCCCTGTCCTGGCTGGACAGCGCGGGTCTGCTCTTCGTGCTCTTCCTGCTCAAGCTGGATGCCTTCTTCGACCGGGACACCCTGTCCCTCCTGCTCTGCACCAACGGCGCGCTCATCTCCCACGCGGTCATCGTGCCCAGCTCCGTCCGCCGGACGTTCTGGATCTCCTTGATTGGCGCCCTCCCGGATGCGCTCGTCGCCGCCTGGATGGCCCACGTCCAGGGGCACACCGACACGCTGCTTCCCATCCTGGATGTGCTGCTGTGGAGCGGGGTCTCCGTCACCATGGCCACCCTCGTCTCCCACGTCATCTACGGCCTGCGGAAGCAGGTCCAGGCGGCGCGGAAGCTGGGCCAGTACACGCTCATCAAGCGCCTGGGCGCCGGGGCCATGGGCGAGGTGTATCTGGCCAGCCACGCCCTGCTGCGCCGCCGCACCGCCATCAAGCTGCTGCGCGCGGACGCGGACGGACATGGCCTGGTGCGCTTCGAGCGCGAGGTGCAGCTCACCAGCCAGCTCACCCATCCCAACACCATCGCCATCTACGACTACGGCCGCACCGCGGATGGGCTCTTCTATTACGTGATGGAGTACCTGGAGGGCGTGGACCTGGACGGGCTGCTCTCCGTGTCGGGACCGCAGCCGCCCGGGCGGGTCATCCACATCCTGCGTCAGGTGTGCGGCGCCCTGGAGGAGGCGCACGGGTTCGGTCTGCTCCACCGCGACATCAAGCCCGCCAACCTGTTCCTCTGTCGGCGCCGGGGCCTGCCGGACCTGGTGAAGGTGCTCGACTTCGGACTGGTGAAGGAGGTGGGGGGCGCCGAGGACGTCTCCGCCCAGCGGGTGCATCTGGTCGTCGGCACGCCGCTCTACCTCGCGCCGGAGGCCATCGTCTCTCCGGCGCGGGTGGATTCGCGTGGGGACCTGTATTCACTGGGCGCGGTGGGCTACGCGCTGCTCACGGGCTGCCATGTCTTCGAGGGCCGCTCGTCGACGGAGATCTGCTCGCACCACCTGCACACGCCGCCCACTCCGCCGAGCTCACGGTTGGGCCGCGAGCTGCCGAAGGATCTGTGCGACATCCTCATGCGTTGTCTGGGGAAGCACCCCGATGACCGCTACGCCAGCGCCCGGGAGTTGCGTGCCGCGCTGGAGACCTGCGCGGACGCGGGGACGTGGAGCGAGGAGGTGTCCGAGCGCTGGTGGGCCGAGAACGGTTCCATGATGGAGCTGGCCCGGCCCCGGCAAGAGCCCTCGGGCCTCACCGGGACGCAGACGCTGGTGAAGGAGATGGTCGACCGCGTGGCGTAG